The Equus przewalskii isolate Varuska unplaced genomic scaffold, EquPr2 ChrUn-10, whole genome shotgun sequence genome window below encodes:
- the LOC139081462 gene encoding late cornified envelope protein 3B-like — translation MSCQQNQQQCQPPPKCPSPKCPPKSPAQCSPPASSGCAPSSEGGCCLSHHGRRRSHRCRRRSSNSCDRGSGQQSGDSSCGQGSGGCC, via the coding sequence ATGTCCTGCCAGCAGAACCAGCAGCAGTGCCAGCCCCCTCCCAAGTGCCCCTCGCCCAAGTGCCCCCCAAAGAGCCCCGCACAGTGTTCACCTCCAGCCTCCTCGGGCTGTGCTCCAAGCTCCGAGGGCGGCTGCTGCCTGAGCCACCACGGGCGCCGCAGGTCCCACCGATGCCGGCGCCGGAGCTCCAACTCCTGTGACCGTGGCAGTGGTCAGCAGTCCGGGGACTCCAGCTGTGGCCAGGGCTCTGGGGGCTGCTGCTGA